In Anseongella ginsenosidimutans, one genomic interval encodes:
- a CDS encoding class I SAM-dependent methyltransferase codes for MEVSTSLKSSYDNQYNSADTEWRRKSAERKARNVTELAAAIKPSKVLEVGCGEGSILYWLDQWGFCPELYAVDISESGIRQTREKNMKSLAEARVFDGYTLPYPDNYFDLAYCAHVIEHVEFPRKLMREIMRVSKFQHYEVPIDFSFYVDRKAEHFFAYGHLNIYTPSLFRYLLISEGHKVLKEICGQHNKGIVKLLFKDNPKGLAIFKVKALILRCVPWLRGIKPDFYAVLTDKSGETAERAFARALE; via the coding sequence ATGGAAGTTAGTACATCTCTGAAGTCTTCTTATGACAACCAATATAATTCCGCAGACACGGAGTGGAGGCGAAAAAGCGCCGAACGTAAAGCCCGGAATGTAACGGAACTGGCGGCGGCAATAAAACCGTCCAAAGTGCTTGAAGTTGGCTGCGGAGAAGGCAGCATCCTTTACTGGCTGGATCAGTGGGGATTTTGCCCTGAACTTTATGCCGTGGATATCTCAGAAAGCGGAATCCGGCAAACCCGGGAGAAAAACATGAAAAGCCTTGCGGAAGCCCGGGTATTTGACGGCTATACCCTGCCCTACCCCGATAACTACTTTGACCTGGCCTACTGCGCCCATGTTATTGAACATGTTGAATTCCCGCGCAAGCTCATGCGGGAGATCATGCGGGTATCCAAATTTCAGCATTATGAAGTTCCCATTGACTTTTCCTTTTACGTGGACAGAAAAGCGGAACATTTCTTTGCTTACGGGCACCTGAATATCTATACTCCTTCCCTGTTCCGCTACCTGCTGATATCCGAGGGGCATAAAGTGCTAAAGGAAATTTGCGGGCAGCATAACAAGGGCATTGTAAAGCTCCTTTTCAAAGACAACCCTAAAGGCCTGGCTATCTTTAAAGTAAAGGCGCTTATCCTGCGATGCGTTCCCTGGCTGCGAGGAATCAAACCGGATTTTTATGCGGTATTAACGGATAAGAGCGGCGAAACAGCAGAACGCGCTTTTGCCCGGGCGCTGGAATAA
- a CDS encoding DUF4143 domain-containing protein, with the protein MAEVFDSVIQQSGGKFIYSKGATESSYKQIKEAVELLSMGGLVISVTHTAANGIPLGAEINPKNKKLLLLDTGVFQRLLQLNIGELISETDFEAVNKRAIAEQYTGLELLKAASCYRQEALFYWQREARNSNAEVDYVVQRSGQVVPVEVKSGKKGAMKSMHIFLQEKKSSYGGRFSMENFAKYENILVVPLYAVGDWYGNAF; encoded by the coding sequence CAACAGTCGGGTGGAAAGTTTATTTATTCAAAGGGCGCGACAGAGTCGAGCTATAAACAAATCAAGGAGGCAGTTGAGCTATTATCTATGGGCGGCCTGGTTATTTCCGTCACCCATACTGCGGCAAATGGGATACCTCTTGGAGCGGAAATTAATCCAAAGAATAAGAAATTGCTATTGCTTGATACAGGCGTATTTCAAAGACTACTTCAATTGAATATTGGCGAATTGATCTCCGAAACTGATTTTGAAGCGGTCAACAAAAGAGCAATTGCAGAGCAATATACAGGATTGGAGCTTCTGAAAGCGGCCTCCTGTTACAGGCAGGAGGCATTGTTTTACTGGCAAAGAGAAGCCAGAAACAGTAATGCTGAAGTTGACTACGTCGTCCAAAGATCAGGACAAGTTGTTCCAGTTGAAGTGAAATCCGGAAAGAAAGGAGCTATGAAGAGTATGCACATTTTTCTACAAGAGAAAAAATCTTCTTATGGGGGCAGGTTTTCTATGGAGAATTTTGCGAAATATGAAAATATTCTTGTCGTTCCTTTATATGCCGTTGGTGATTGGTACGGTAACGCCTTTTGA